In the genome of Engraulis encrasicolus isolate BLACKSEA-1 chromosome 21, IST_EnEncr_1.0, whole genome shotgun sequence, the window TGTTGCTGTTTTTATTACTACCATGGCACCTAAAATGCTAATGAAGATTCCATATCCCACACAAGTGATTTTTTTCACAGCGAGGTACCCGGATTTCAAAGTCACTCAGCAACTATCGTCGAATTATAaattcaagaagaaaaaaaataggctGCTCTTCGTGTCTGGCACTGGCTATGGCAACTGCATCCTATTCTTTAGCGATTTTACTTCTGCAGTTTTGCATAATCAACCAAGGTAAAACCGCAATCACGTCTTACAAACGTTTCACCTCAGATTTACACAGCCATGCAGCTAACGGTCGCTGTAAATAAGCTAACAAGGGACCTAGCCTGTCAACCAGATTATTTATTcggtttttttttatcattgttTAAATAATCGATTTATTTCTTTAAAATGCTAAACAATTATCGCACTAATGTTAAAACTGCCTCTCTGTGAGAAACAAGCACATCATCATCCATTAGCTAACTAACATGTGGTGTTTGTCTGGTGCTAGCCCAGCTATCTGCAAGCAAGAATGTTTTTCATGACAAATGAGCTTTGAAAAGTTCATGATAGCACCTTTCAAGTTTATGATCACAAACTTATCACTGGACCAGAATTGCAGACTCGCTAACATGGCAAATCGAGATTACAATTGAGCTGGATATAGGctacaattcgcctttggctaagccccgccctctttagttacagttgctaggtcggacagataaactttcaatgctgagatatcaacgtgatttatgcagtgactgcaaattgcagcagttattcactcataataaataaaaaaaacgcattcatagtattgtgaatataagtatttaatttctgaacggtcatgcgatgcaccacagctgttatgggctcttctatgggtatcgatatttgtaaccagcaccatggtaagctgagctcgcatatcttttgagccctgactcaaacttgctagacgaaaacgaaatcacacaacttaatggctgtagtcatcttcaaagctaccacagcaatgtgtaacattaacgtttggcgtttatatcttcagtagcttaacaaagtcacgtccatcagctgctagtcaaaacactcctgccgtgaccgatagttaactttgctagcggtgtttcttcattaattaggtcagaaatccaaaatcctactctgaaacaggttcgtggtttgcttacaaccttactgaaaagggacatgaatgagatggtgtcatgatcggagcacacaaagtatgtttttgatccgtgtgctttctagtcgagtgtgaggctgccgagacccttcaaggcagactattcagctgctagtaatattagtccggttttaggtaaagaggaaagtgattaccacctgttacatcgcggggaaacttgcacatttttcacaaataccccaggcacaatttccaatcatattttaataataatacgacagtatctcgctaactacttgaaaacatgcgatttcagcattgagttcaatggagcgctgtcaaaactgtccgaggtttgtccgaggtcgtccttttgctgcgctgtgattggtcaaaaaccactttagggcgggccttagccaaaggtgaattgcctCGGATCATTTGCGGTTTAGCAGCCCAGCAAATAAATGGTTTCAGAATAGACACAAAAGAAGGGTAAGGTGCAGATTCTTGATAATTATGTCAGCCTATCATTTTCATATTGATAAACTTATTTTGTACATTTATATTTTCACCAAGTTTGTAtgtttgtctttaaaaaaaatacatacacaaagacatagcCTGAACAAACCGtcacggctctctctctctctttatctgcctAGGGTTATGCAGGCCCTTTGCAGGATACACCACCATTGAGCATCCTGAACTGAGTTCCAGTGGTCAGCAGCCAGGTGAGAGCGGAGGTCTACTTGATGACCTGGAGTACAGTGGCCATGATCTCCCCCTGAATGACACCTACGCCTTTACTACATCACCCTCTCCCCCTGTGGACTGGAACCACCTTACAACCAAGCCTGAGCCAGAAGACACAGTGTTGCCCACGTCACCTGACCCTGTGTCTTTCTCATCTGGACTGGAAATGCgcgataatgatgataatgatgacagtGACAACTCTGATGATGGTGCTGCCAACCGCCAAGCAAGGCCAAACCTACTGCTTTCTCCCCCGTTTGGTGTGGCTTTGTTTTCTGCAGAGGATGATGCCATGCTTGATGACCTTGAGGTGGAGCAGTTTTTGTCTGCCTCCCCAACCTTGTGGATGAGTGATGAGGGACTGGTGAGGGAGGCTAAAGCTGCTTCCTTGGGTTCAGCTCCAAGCACCAGCACCACAAGCCACACCGGCAAACTGTCGGCCCCTGATGAGGAGATTCTTGGATCGGGAGAAAGGCAAGCTGACACAGGTAGTGCAGGAGGGGCTCTGGCTCTTGTCTGACGGCCAGAATgtaccagaggaggaggagagttcaCACTACACTCTTTCAGGATCATGAAAGTTGAACCCTTCAAGGTGACTTGTGATCATGTCGGCAGTTTAGCTGTGGTTGAACaataattaaccctttgaggagtaaggaatttctagaggttcttctagaattttactggaacactctacagctcctatagacgtctgtgttaaaaatctcgcaaagacattatgacatcataatgagaactcaaaatttgggcaaaattctaatcacatatttgtgatggtactcctcaaagggttaagtcaGAGATAGCATGTAGAGTTTATACAGATTATGTGTGCGTGGATTGTTTCAAATGGGAAGTGAGAGCTGGGAGTGGAAATAGATTAACTTTACTTCATTAATAAAGCAACATGAATCTGTCAGtatgtttcttttgtttcaaaGAATTATACTGTTCTTGAAAAAGTATATTGCTTTATAAAAAATATGTATATCTAATTTTCTCCAGTCCATAAAGTTTACTCAAGTATTTACTTGCATAACTATCCTCAGAAAGTCTTAATATACGGCTCAGCAGAAAGTGATGGTATGGGGACACCTTGTGGCAGAAAATAGCACAACCACAAGAGATTCAGCACTGTCATTGGACAGTTCATGAAACATTGCAGAGAATTTTGAGTAGAATTTAATATTGTCTATATTATCTTGTAAGTACTCAAAATAATTTGATTTGTTACAGCTTCCATTTCCATTTGTGGTCTCCAGGTTTACTTATGAGCCATGCACCAGTCAGGGTCTTTGCAGAACAGTGAATCGGTCACAAGTGGTCTAAAGAATGATTTAGAGATTAATTGATATAAAGGGAAAACCAGCAAGGTTGGTGTCAGCGCCTACACTTCTGACCTGTGTATTACTTGGTGCGTCCGCTACTGAAAAGTAGTGATCacttgcaggggtggggaacctttttcattcaaggagccacttcaaattcatccgagggccataaaagtactcacgagggccgtactatgaacaaaaaccaggatttccccctgcactttaggcctatgttgaaaacagaccccaccttctctaggtcccctgaatataacttgattgtattgcaaatgtgttttctaagattccattatccatgtttcatgtgaagctgcatatcaTGCTATATAACATTAAAATAACATCAGGGGCcgcataaaacggcctcaagggccgcaaacggccctcgagacaaaggttcctcacccctgacttaaggtaatgaaaaaaggaggtgcacacaaggcttgtgtgggAAATTGTGTATTATAGCCAGTTTTGTAACTTTTCAGCTCCAATACACATTTCAGACATTCAGACAAGACTTGTGTgcacctccttttttcattaccttAAGAGAATAATTGATATACCATCTTCAATGGTTTTATGAGGGCAAGGTTGACATGAGAAACTTGTTACGAGTCTAATGGTTGCATTTCAAAGTAATGTTAAACATTTTAATACTCATAGGTATACATTTGTCAttatgtcaggctaaatattaTGTACCGGTACACATTTTATTGTTTTCCCTCAAAGCCTTTGCATCCATCAACAAATTTCTTCTTAATGACAGGAGCacattatttttatgtttgtttgcttTATTAGTGTGAAAAGGTTAAGTGTGCACCTCACAAATCCCCCAGCCATTGTTCACAAGGCTCATCCTGCTGTTTGTTTTCGTATGACATTTTCTGTTGACATCCATGATAAGGCTAAGGCTTATTACGTAAGAGCTACGTATAGTTAACAGAAAAAAGCACTTAACACAAAAACTGCCCAAAAGTGTGATAAAAAATAAGCACtttgtaaaagtaaaaagtaaatctTAAATAACTTAGTAGAAAGCACTCTCAGTTTGCACACGAAACATGTAATGCATCTGTACAGTTCTGATTTTGTGTCAGTGAATTTCATGTCTACATTGACAACACTGGTGACAAAGGCACGCGAGTGAGTTACTCGATGGTGAATATCCGCGCGGCGATGTCATCCAGGAGCCAGTCCACTCCTGTCAGCAGGTTGTCTCCCGTCACGGCACTGCAGCCCATGATGCACCAGTGATGGGTCTTGATGTCGTCCAGAGCCAGCGCCTGCAAACACAACCCCCAGAGCCAAGGTCAGTCAGTCAGCCCTCCTCAGTGTCTCTGTCCTGATAGTGGGGATATGTCAGTGTGTGATTGTCATGATTGGAAAATCTTCATTCATTAATTTTGTGaagcaacttaaagggacactgtgtgagattcttaattgtttatttccagaattcatgctgcccattcactaatgttacctttttcatgaatacttaccaccagcatcaaattctaagtattcattatgactggaaatattgcacttttcatacatgaaaagggggatcttctccatggtccgccattttgaatttccaaaaatagccatttttagctgcaaaaagggctgtacttggaccatactagaatatatttgcttatttttttagtaaactttaatgtaaagatcaaatttggcaataggcagtccagtttcaatgacctgcatagttgcagtaccttttttgaccatttcctgcacagtgtccctttaaggcattgACTTAGACTTACACTTAGATTGGAGGTGCTTGTTATCAAGATGGTCACCTCAACAATAAAGGTAATGAtacacacagggcaactttttgagtaaTGTTGCCGGGCAACATAATGATTTACTATTCATTTTTGATGGAATGGTTGAAAAAAGTTGTCTGCTGCTGATAAAATATTGTATGATAAACAGTCTACAACATTTTATAGTATCGTTGCCCAGACAGGGTCCAGCATGGTCCCTGTTTGAACTATTCCATATTTGAAAGGCTACCCTCAAGGAAACGACTGCGTTCCATAAAATGCAGGACAGAGAGACTATGCAAGAGGTTTTTTTTacacaagccatccgctttttaaatTCCTGAGACAACTTTTTCTTTTACAATCATTATTCTTGACCTTGTtttcatatttttcttttttaaattattaattattCTACACAGCATAGAGCAGTTGCaaccttcatttcactgccaattgtgcctgcacaagaaagcatgtgacaaataaaaatcttgaatctcgaatctaaactaaactaaactagaatGCTAGTAAACCTTCcttccaaagcctcatacagttaaggtagcgctgagctatcggtctggacctttatgTATTGTGTTACCTtactgtattgtgcctcccatgCCGAGATGGAGCATTGACTGGTAGGTTGTACTAAGTCCAGAGTGGTTAACTAGAGCAGGATGCCCTTAGTTATTGCCTTTCTCGCTAATGAAATCAGAGCATGGAATTACATGACGGTACACTTTCACTTTTCTGAAGCTGGTTTGTCCATCTGCAAATCAATACCACACGGTTTATATCTCACAGAAGAGGTGTGACTGTGACTcataatgaagaaagaaagaaagaaagaaagacagaaagaaaggcatTCTCTGACCTCCTGGATGGCTTCCTTGGTCAAAGCCCCTGGCAAGTCCTGCTTATTGGCAAAGACCAGCAGAGTGGCTCCAGCCAGCCTCTGAAATAAAAGAAGACACCCGTCAGGTGAGAGTGAAATCAAGTTATCTTACTGCAgttacaaaaaaaccccaaaaaaaaacctgttggGTTGTGAATAgtggtctacaacttcctcctcgcacctctatacactttaaccgcgatgttcaatgccctcctgaaattctcattgttggtgattcgattgtcagagatctgattattcctagtgctatcacgtactgtatcccgggaggaagggttattgacatctctcatctcattccgtctctattgaacagacattcttccgtaaacactgtcattgctcacgtggggacaaatgatgtcatggcccggaactctgtgaagctacagaatgagctggagacgttatgtttcactgttgaaagcctcgggaaacgctgcataatgtcaggccctatcccacttagctccagtaattcagagcgtttcagcagattacatagtctccatacctggctgaaacaattctgcaatctagctggtcatgattttattgctaattttgatatattctggaccaaatcatttttatatagatctgatggggtgcatccaaacaaactgggcctactagagctaaccaccaactttattcagttcattgctttcagcacaccttgacattcaacacagcatgacccaatccagttcacaaacacacccagctctactatgggtcctgctgataattgcagctctccctctcctgctgtatctcTGATAtctgatatctccctgccagagactgtccttcctaattcttctcctgatatccctctcaataatggactaagccctgaagtcatgaatgctacatgtccattggagtctactcctgacgttgttcgcttggacaatccatgtgtttttaaggacagaaaaggcattgggttaatccacctcaatatcagaagtatattgcaacgagataaaatggaccacttgaatattttaattgctcaaactaacacagatatcttggttttatcagaaacttggctgaagagtgaaattgatgactctgaagtcaacctttcaggctacaatttatttagaattgacagggtcgggaggggtgggggtgtggctatttacgtgaagtcacatttctctgtcacatttctgtactccttaagtgaacctaaatcctttgaatttattgcactaaaggtttattatggcaccaataacaactccttcataatagttgggatttatagacccccgtcagctgattctaaatccatagatcagcttgcagaattgatatctagattcactgactcagaagttctggttcttggggattttaatattgactggctaactgatgcctccaaacatcttagagatgttttctcaagcctatttttggatcaacttattaatgatccaacaagaccaaactctaagaactttagcaaatcgtctcttattgatctactttttacaaataagatgaacaaaattagcgcaactggtgtttttgatttaggggtcagtgaccactgtcccattgcctgtattaggcacagcactctaaccaaagcactgcctcgcattttggttaaaagaactatgaaacattttaatgagcaagcctttttaaatgatctctatgaaagtgacattcatctcacaactgaaattcctgatgctgacttggctctacagtttttctcaaactcatttatttgcattgttgacaaacatgcaccttttaaaaagataagagtaaaaagtagaacaaacccatggttcacccctgaactctcctctctttttcagtcaagaaataaggcttggtcattagcaaggaggagcaaggatgcctctgactgggcaagtttc includes:
- the LOC134437486 gene encoding uncharacterized protein LOC134437486, translating into MATASYSLAILLLQFCIINQGLCRPFAGYTTIEHPELSSSGQQPGESGGLLDDLEYSGHDLPLNDTYAFTTSPSPPVDWNHLTTKPEPEDTVLPTSPDPVSFSSGLEMRDNDDNDDSDNSDDGAANRQARPNLLLSPPFGVALFSAEDDAMLDDLEVEQFLSASPTLWMSDEGLVREAKAASLGSAPSTSTTSHTGKLSAPDEEILGSGERQADTGSAGGALALV